In Nocardia asteroides, the following proteins share a genomic window:
- the mgtE gene encoding magnesium transporter, translating to MSQIDLVEARHVTADSAVPEADSPRLDTNKGVEDHAVTEALEILAESVRHLVETHRVDGAMNWLDNRPPHVIADALARMDAVQAGVVFRLLDKDRAITVFEELEPVDQQQILQGLREKSFRDLVEAMDPDDRARMLHEAPAKVAKKVLAGLSPRERRMTAALLGYPEGSVGQYMTPEVVALPDNLTVAQALSWVRAKGGNAETVYTLPVVDRGRRLTGIVELRELVLHAPDAMVSELVVTEPAFVRATDSAEKAARLMSSTNDINLVVVDSEDRVVGLLTIDDAMEVLEAADSEDVAKQAGSAPWEGHYMAAKVFQLARYRALWLMLLLFAATLTVSVTDIFSATLEQAASLALFIPLLIGAGGNAGAQAATACVRALAVGEVRVSDLFKVIWRECRVGLVLGSMLAAAGLLIGTLFVGPKVAVVVAITLVIICGWAATIGGTMPLLAKKFRIDPAVVSAPMVTTLVDATGLIIYFTTAKLVLGI from the coding sequence ATGTCGCAGATCGACCTCGTCGAAGCCCGTCACGTAACCGCCGATTCCGCTGTGCCCGAAGCGGATTCGCCGCGCCTCGACACGAACAAGGGCGTCGAGGACCATGCGGTGACCGAGGCGCTGGAGATCCTGGCGGAATCGGTGCGCCACCTCGTCGAGACCCACCGGGTCGACGGCGCCATGAACTGGCTCGACAACCGCCCGCCGCACGTCATCGCCGACGCGCTGGCCCGGATGGACGCCGTGCAGGCCGGTGTCGTGTTCCGCCTGCTCGACAAGGATCGCGCGATCACCGTCTTCGAGGAGCTCGAGCCGGTCGACCAGCAGCAGATCCTGCAGGGCCTGCGCGAGAAGAGCTTTCGCGACCTGGTCGAGGCGATGGACCCCGACGACCGGGCCCGCATGTTGCACGAGGCGCCGGCCAAGGTGGCCAAGAAGGTGCTGGCCGGGCTGAGCCCGCGCGAGCGCCGGATGACCGCCGCGCTGCTCGGCTACCCCGAGGGCTCGGTCGGTCAGTACATGACGCCGGAAGTCGTCGCGCTGCCGGACAACCTGACCGTGGCCCAGGCGCTGAGCTGGGTGCGCGCCAAGGGCGGCAACGCCGAGACGGTGTACACGCTGCCCGTGGTCGACCGCGGTCGCAGGCTCACCGGCATCGTCGAGCTGCGGGAGCTGGTGCTGCACGCCCCCGACGCCATGGTGTCCGAATTGGTCGTCACCGAACCGGCTTTCGTGCGCGCCACCGACTCCGCGGAGAAGGCCGCCCGCCTGATGAGCTCCACCAACGACATCAACCTGGTCGTGGTGGACAGCGAGGACCGGGTGGTCGGGCTGCTCACCATCGACGACGCGATGGAGGTGCTGGAGGCGGCCGACAGCGAGGACGTCGCCAAGCAGGCGGGCTCGGCGCCCTGGGAGGGCCACTACATGGCCGCCAAGGTGTTCCAGCTCGCGCGCTACCGGGCGCTGTGGCTGATGCTGCTGCTGTTCGCCGCCACGCTCACCGTGAGCGTCACCGACATCTTCTCGGCGACGCTCGAGCAGGCCGCCAGCCTGGCGCTGTTCATCCCGCTGCTGATCGGCGCGGGCGGCAACGCGGGCGCGCAGGCCGCGACCGCGTGCGTGCGCGCGCTGGCCGTCGGCGAGGTGCGGGTCTCGGACCTGTTCAAGGTGATCTGGCGCGAATGCCGGGTCGGCCTGGTGCTGGGCAGCATGCTCGCCGCGGCGGGTCTGCTGATCGGCACGCTGTTCGTCGGACCCAAGGTGGCCGTGGTCGTGGCGATCACGCTGGTGATCATCTGTGGCTGGGCCGCCACCATCGGCGGCACGATGCCGTTGCTGGCCAAGAAGTTCCGCATCGACCCGGCCGTGGTGTCGGCGCCGATGGTGACCACCCTGGTCGACGCGACCGGGCTGATCATCTACTTCACCACCGCCAAGCTCGTGCTCGGAATCTGA
- a CDS encoding TetR/AcrR family transcriptional regulator encodes MAYHHGDLAAALIDAGLEMTRSGGPEALTIRAVTRSVGVTPNAAYRHFPDRLALLRAVSAAIEATMAAGMAAGREPAAPRESLRAVGLGYIAFALAEPGWFAVAFFGAGDTSPDSVRDSPAYLALADALDMMVHVGELDPAARAAATWSCWSTVHGFAELALRGPLRHLERAELWRLAERAVDTVIAGLPREV; translated from the coding sequence TTGGCCTACCATCACGGCGATCTCGCCGCGGCGCTGATCGATGCCGGGCTGGAGATGACCAGGTCCGGCGGCCCCGAAGCGCTCACGATCCGTGCCGTCACCCGCAGCGTCGGCGTCACCCCCAATGCCGCCTACCGGCACTTTCCCGACCGGCTGGCGCTGCTGCGCGCGGTGTCGGCCGCCATCGAGGCCACTATGGCCGCGGGCATGGCCGCCGGCCGCGAACCCGCGGCGCCGCGCGAGAGCTTGCGCGCGGTGGGGCTGGGCTATATCGCGTTCGCGCTGGCCGAGCCGGGCTGGTTCGCGGTGGCCTTCTTCGGTGCGGGTGACACCTCGCCGGACTCGGTTCGCGACTCGCCCGCCTATCTCGCCCTGGCCGACGCGCTCGACATGATGGTCCACGTCGGCGAGCTGGACCCGGCGGCGCGCGCGGCCGCCACCTGGAGCTGCTGGTCGACCGTGCACGGGTTCGCCGAGCTCGCGCTGCGCGGCCCGCTGCGGCATCTGGAGCGCGCCGAACTGTGGCGGCTGGCCGAGCGGGCGGTCGACACCGTCATCGCCGGACTGCCACGCGAGGTGTGA
- a CDS encoding DUF899 domain-containing protein, with translation MTALPAIVDRDTWQAELDKLRIREKAATRELDAVAAQRRRLPAVELPPYTLKAEDGGDVSLAEVFDGHSQLITYHHMWTDGNTWQCPGCTGLTAQYARLDFLAAYDARFVIVTQGPIEEALAYKRRVGNTMTWYSTHDSPFGADMGAGPGAGFAVNTFLRDGDTVYRSWHTDGRGTEQLAYTFGLIDALPYGRQEEWQDSPEGWPQSPTYSRWPSSKDIAASYGEPGA, from the coding sequence ATGACCGCACTCCCGGCCATCGTCGACCGCGACACCTGGCAGGCCGAACTCGACAAGCTCCGGATCCGCGAGAAGGCCGCGACCCGCGAACTCGACGCGGTCGCCGCGCAGCGCCGCCGCCTGCCTGCCGTGGAACTGCCGCCCTACACCCTGAAAGCCGAAGACGGCGGCGATGTCTCGCTGGCCGAGGTCTTCGACGGGCACAGCCAGCTGATCACCTATCACCACATGTGGACCGACGGGAACACCTGGCAGTGCCCCGGCTGCACCGGCCTCACCGCGCAATACGCCCGGCTGGACTTCCTCGCCGCCTACGACGCGCGGTTCGTGATCGTCACCCAGGGCCCGATCGAGGAGGCCCTCGCCTACAAGCGGCGGGTCGGCAACACCATGACCTGGTACTCCACCCACGACAGCCCGTTCGGCGCCGACATGGGCGCGGGCCCCGGCGCCGGTTTCGCGGTGAACACCTTCCTGCGCGACGGCGACACCGTCTACCGCAGCTGGCACACCGACGGCCGCGGCACCGAACAGCTCGCCTACACCTTCGGCCTGATCGACGCGCTCCCCTACGGCCGCCAGGAGGAATGGCAGGACAGCCCCGAGGGCTGGCCGCAGTCGCCGACCTACAGCCGGTGGCCGAGCTCGAAGGACATCGCCGCCAGCTACGGCGAACCGGGCGCCTGA